From one Misgurnus anguillicaudatus chromosome 2, ASM2758022v2, whole genome shotgun sequence genomic stretch:
- the agtr1a gene encoding type-1 angiotensin II receptor yields the protein MENFTRGPPMGLNLRCNMTGNHNFIFTFIPMVYSFNFIIGIVGNSMIVAVICCSMKIRTVANIFVLNLAISDLTFLLTLPVWAVYTATGYQWPFGSFLCKAVAGMALFNLYTSIFFLTVLSIDRYLAIVHPVQSRQCRTVVYAQVTCVLVWLVALFLSLPTAAIRGTHFIPEINATVCAILDKENLRNVLAALSLMKSVLGFLLPITIILTCYCLIGRTLLKARDIQRTSKSNRDEVLSMLAAAVLSFFLCWAPHQIFNFMEMLITIKVITNCDIVEIIDTGMPFTICIAFFNSCMNPILFSLVGKNFRRNLLKLLRCSSTSLASHPTLSTKMSSLSYRGSESFHISDVKTSSLA from the coding sequence ATGGAAAATTTTACAAGAGGCCCTCCCATGGGACTCAATCTCAGATGTAACATGACTGGGAACCACAATTTCATCTTCACATTCATTCCAATGGTGTACAGCTTCAACTTTATTATTGGAATAGTAGGAAACAGCATGATAGTAGCTGTCATCTGCTGCTCTATGAAAATCAGGACAGTTGCCAACATATTTGTTTTGAATTTAGCAATCTCAGACTTGACTTTTCTCCTCACCCTGCCAGTTTGGGCTGTATATACTGCGACAGGCTACCAGTGGCCTTTTGGAAGCTTCTTGTGTAAAGCTGTTGCCGGTATGGCACTTTTTAATCTATATACTAGCATTTTTTTCCTGACTGTTCTCAGCATTGACCGCTACCTGGCAATAGTTCACCCGGTTCAGTCCCGACAGTGCCGTACAGTGGTCTACGCCCAAGTGACATGTGTCTTAGTTTGGCTAGTGGCTTTGTTTCTAAGCCTGCCCACTGCCGCTATACGTGGAACACACTTTATCCCGGAGATCAATGCTACTGTATGCGCCATCCTGGACAAAGAAAATCTTCGCAATGTGTTGGCTGCTCTGAGCCTGATGAAGAGCGTACTTGGGTTTCTTCTGCCGATCACCATCATCCTTACGTGCTACTGTCTGATAGGTCGGACTCTGCTCAAAGCGAGAGACATTCAGAGGACCTCAAAGTCAAACAGGGATGAAGTGTTGAGCATGCTGGCTGCTGCAGTGTTGTCGTTTTTTCTCTGCTGGGCACCTCATCAGATCTTCAACTTTATGGAGATGCTAATCACCATTAAAGTGATCACCAACTGTGATATCGTTGAGATCATTGATACTGGAATGCCTTTCACCATATGTATTGCCTTTTTCAACAGCTGTATGAACCCGATCCTTTTTAGTTTAGTTGGGAAGAACTTCCGCAGGAACTTGCTGAAACTGCTGAGATGTTCTTCAACGTCTCTTGCCTCTCATCCCACCCTCAGCACCAAGATGAGCTCTCTCTCATATCGAGGCTCAGAGTCATTTCATATCTCTGATGTTAAAACTTCCTCACTAGCTTGA